The Mycolicibacterium hassiacum DSM 44199 genome includes a window with the following:
- a CDS encoding type VII secretion target has product MGSPEPARVDTAALRDAARAYQCAAERIEHTVRSELSALRFHGATAGIAHTARGDALRHRIEQVVQRLCQWSMSASGISAALQRTADRYADTESRAAHRIGEL; this is encoded by the coding sequence ATGGGATCGCCCGAACCCGCCCGAGTCGACACCGCTGCGCTGCGGGACGCCGCTCGCGCCTATCAATGCGCCGCCGAACGGATCGAGCACACGGTCCGCAGTGAGCTGAGCGCGCTGCGTTTCCACGGCGCGACCGCCGGTATCGCCCACACCGCACGGGGGGACGCCCTCCGGCACAGGATCGAGCAGGTGGTGCAGCGGCTGTGCCAGTGGTCGATGTCGGCGAGCGGGATCAGCGCGGCGTTGCAGCGCACCGCGGATCGCTATGCCGACACCGAAAGCCGGGCAGCACATCGGATCGGCGAGCTATGA
- a CDS encoding LLM class F420-dependent oxidoreductase, with product MRTGIFLGYAGGFIEAAEQVVEFERAGMDIVLVAEAYSFDAISQLGYLAAKTSTIELGTGVVPIYTRTPALLAMTAAGVDYVSNGRFRLGLGTSGPQVVEGFHGVPFDAPLGRTREVVEICRKVWRRERLEYHGKHYQLPLPADRGTGLGKPLKLINHPVRERIPITIASLGPKNVELTAEIAEGWQPVFFLPEKADEVWGDALRAGLARRDPALGPLDVMVSASLAIGDHVDDRLEWAKPQLALYLGGMGARGRNFYHALATRYGYGAAADRIQELYLSGRKQEAIAAVPDDLVRNVSLVGPRGWVKERIAAYAEAGVTTLLVHPLGDAKETLQYVTELVELTR from the coding sequence ATGCGCACGGGCATTTTTCTGGGGTACGCCGGGGGCTTCATCGAAGCGGCCGAGCAGGTGGTGGAGTTCGAGCGGGCCGGGATGGACATCGTCCTGGTCGCCGAGGCGTACTCGTTCGACGCGATCAGCCAGCTCGGCTATCTGGCCGCCAAGACCTCGACCATCGAGTTGGGCACCGGGGTGGTGCCGATCTACACCCGCACCCCCGCGCTGCTGGCGATGACCGCCGCCGGCGTGGACTACGTGTCGAACGGACGGTTCCGGCTCGGCCTGGGCACCTCGGGCCCGCAGGTGGTGGAGGGCTTCCACGGGGTGCCGTTCGACGCCCCGCTGGGCCGCACCCGCGAGGTGGTCGAGATCTGCCGCAAGGTGTGGCGGCGCGAGCGGCTGGAGTACCACGGCAAGCACTACCAGCTGCCGCTGCCCGCCGACCGCGGCACCGGTTTGGGCAAACCGCTCAAACTGATCAATCACCCTGTGCGCGAACGTATTCCGATCACCATCGCCTCGCTGGGACCGAAGAACGTGGAACTCACCGCCGAGATCGCCGAAGGCTGGCAGCCGGTGTTCTTCCTGCCGGAGAAGGCCGATGAGGTGTGGGGTGATGCGCTGCGCGCCGGTCTGGCCAGGCGCGATCCGGCGCTCGGGCCGCTGGACGTCATGGTGTCGGCGAGCCTGGCGATCGGCGACCACGTCGACGACCGGCTGGAGTGGGCCAAACCCCAGTTGGCGCTCTACCTCGGCGGAATGGGCGCCCGGGGCCGCAACTTCTACCACGCGCTGGCCACCCGGTACGGCTACGGCGCGGCCGCGGACCGGATCCAGGAGCTGTACCTGTCGGGCCGCAAACAGGAGGCCATCGCCGCCGTTCCCGACGACCTGGTGCGCAACGTGTCGCTGGTCGGCCCGCGCGGCTGGGTCAAGGAACGCATCGCCGCCTACGCCGAGGCCGGAGTGACCACGCTGCTGGTGCATCCGCTCGGCGACGCGAAGGAGACCCTGCAGTACGTGACGGAGCTCGTCGAGCTCACCAGGTAG
- a CDS encoding RsiV family protein — protein sequence MGRWEVRYERISGGDPSIADAINGVIDAEARGQVATYEPSATKTNRWTLNIDGRIAKRPVTISALYTGEYNTALPNMPFYAVATRVFDCRSGILITWDNLFTDKKAGLARLSEQTRQILPTVYAPPARPGRWQFGSEVAPVDANYRYWIPTAEGIELHFPDWQFGRGLPVITVPWPAVADLIAPEFQAITG from the coding sequence TTGGGACGGTGGGAGGTCCGCTATGAACGGATCTCCGGGGGTGATCCGTCGATCGCGGACGCGATCAACGGGGTCATCGACGCCGAGGCGCGCGGCCAGGTGGCCACCTACGAACCCAGTGCCACCAAGACCAACCGGTGGACGCTGAATATCGATGGCAGAATCGCAAAACGACCGGTCACCATTTCCGCGCTTTACACCGGCGAATACAACACCGCCCTGCCGAATATGCCGTTTTATGCGGTGGCGACCCGGGTGTTCGACTGTCGGAGCGGAATTCTGATCACCTGGGACAACCTCTTTACCGACAAGAAGGCGGGCCTGGCCCGATTGTCCGAACAGACCCGGCAGATCCTGCCCACCGTCTACGCGCCGCCGGCACGGCCCGGCCGCTGGCAGTTCGGCAGCGAGGTCGCCCCGGTGGACGCCAACTACCGCTACTGGATCCCCACCGCCGAGGGCATCGAACTGCACTTTCCCGACTGGCAGTTCGGCCGCGGCCTCCCGGTGATCACCGTTCCGTGGCCGGCGGTGGCCGACCTCATCGCCCCGGAGTTCCAGGCGATCACCGGGTAG
- a CDS encoding carotenoid oxygenase family protein translates to MLRHAEEFGRGDQIGCPREHPADIGGRLAGHPHLGADRLGGEPGQDLNSQLTAVENLLETSTTPYGGVPTRLRISPSGTVRIEEFSDLQGEFPAINTARTARPYRFFWFAAGLERNLYPNALVRIDHRTGKETVFRFPEGHLPHEAVFAPRPGADAEDDGWLLMPVLDGVQNVANLSVFDARDIEAGPVYVGRLRHHLPLTFHGCFTPRVAQPH, encoded by the coding sequence GTGCTGCGCCACGCCGAGGAGTTCGGCCGCGGTGATCAGATCGGTTGTCCGCGAGAGCATCCGGCCGACATCGGCGGCCGCCTCGCCGGCCACCCACACCTCGGGGCGGATCGCCTCGGCGGTGAACCGGGCCAGGACCTCAACAGCCAGCTCACCGCGGTGGAGAACCTGCTGGAGACCTCGACCACACCCTACGGCGGGGTGCCCACCCGGTTGCGGATCTCACCTTCGGGCACGGTGCGCATCGAGGAGTTCTCGGATCTGCAGGGCGAGTTTCCGGCCATCAACACGGCGCGGACGGCCCGGCCGTACCGGTTCTTCTGGTTCGCCGCCGGACTGGAGCGAAACCTGTACCCCAACGCGCTGGTCAGGATCGACCACCGGACCGGCAAGGAAACAGTGTTCCGGTTCCCGGAGGGTCATCTGCCGCACGAGGCGGTGTTCGCGCCGCGGCCCGGCGCCGACGCGGAGGACGACGGCTGGTTGTTGATGCCGGTGCTCGACGGGGTGCAGAACGTGGCGAACCTGTCGGTGTTCGACGCCCGCGACATCGAGGCCGGCCCGGTGTATGTGGGCCGGTTGCGCCACCACTTGCCGTTGACGTTCCACGGCTGCTTCACCCCGCGGGTGGCGCAGCCGCACTGA
- a CDS encoding acyl-CoA dehydrogenase family protein: protein MAQHALDGTVDYVGKRVQFGRTIGSFQAVKHRLVDLLAAVELTRSAVYGAAWAMATAPDDVHTDIDLTCAGLLARRTALAVVKATIQLHGGIAITWEHWAHRYFRRAHSVVGMTGSTAAYARRLADLIDLRDGADGC from the coding sequence GTGGCGCAGCACGCGCTCGACGGCACCGTCGACTACGTCGGAAAGCGGGTGCAGTTCGGCCGCACCATCGGCTCCTTCCAGGCCGTCAAACACCGGCTGGTCGACCTGCTGGCGGCGGTGGAACTGACCCGCTCGGCGGTATACGGCGCGGCCTGGGCGATGGCGACCGCGCCGGACGACGTGCACACCGACATCGACCTGACGTGCGCCGGCCTGCTGGCGCGGCGGACCGCACTGGCCGTGGTCAAGGCCACCATCCAGCTGCACGGCGGGATCGCGATCACCTGGGAGCACTGGGCACACCGCTACTTCCGGCGGGCCCACTCCGTTGTCGGAATGACCGGATCGACGGCCGCGTACGCACGCCGGCTGGCCGACCTCATCGACCTCCGGGACGGTGCCGATGGCTGCTGA
- a CDS encoding acyl-CoA dehydrogenase family protein — protein sequence MAADDATPERLRAEVDQWVREHRPDVLDDDTAPAWFAALGERGYTVAHWPREHGGLGYTEEQAAVVRSVLAEHGLGLPDSYFVPLMLIGPALITWGTPEQQRRYLPGIVRGADMWCQLFSEPGAGSDLASLATRAVADGDGWKVNGQKVWSSFASESRYGMLLARTDPDRPKNAGITCFLVDMTLPGVTVRPLRQLTGEEHFCEVFLDDVRLGPETVLGPVNDGWRVAMTTLNAERAGLSETSGASGVPLDPVLRLARERGRWAEAAVRERLAELIAVERALALTNRRSAAESTGLGGSPADSITKLVLSELSQQITELGFELAGAPAAYWDEAAGEPIPAETYALLDSRRFTIAGGTSEVQRNIVGERVLGLDREFDPGRGKPWRELRRS from the coding sequence ATGGCTGCTGACGACGCGACGCCGGAGCGGCTGCGTGCCGAGGTGGACCAGTGGGTCCGCGAACACCGGCCCGACGTGCTGGACGACGACACCGCGCCGGCATGGTTCGCGGCGCTGGGGGAGCGGGGTTACACCGTTGCGCACTGGCCGCGCGAGCACGGCGGTCTCGGCTACACCGAGGAACAGGCCGCGGTGGTGCGCTCGGTGCTGGCCGAGCACGGGCTGGGGCTGCCCGACTCCTACTTCGTGCCGCTGATGCTCATCGGGCCGGCGCTGATCACCTGGGGCACACCGGAACAGCAGCGCCGCTATCTGCCCGGCATCGTGCGCGGCGCCGACATGTGGTGTCAGCTGTTCAGCGAGCCGGGCGCCGGGTCGGATCTGGCCAGCCTGGCGACCCGGGCCGTCGCCGACGGGGACGGGTGGAAGGTCAACGGCCAGAAGGTGTGGAGTTCGTTCGCCAGCGAATCGCGGTACGGCATGCTGCTGGCCCGCACCGATCCGGACCGGCCCAAGAACGCGGGGATCACCTGTTTTCTGGTCGACATGACGCTGCCCGGGGTCACGGTGCGCCCGCTGCGTCAGCTCACCGGCGAGGAGCACTTCTGCGAGGTCTTCCTCGACGATGTGCGGCTCGGCCCGGAGACCGTGCTCGGCCCGGTCAACGACGGCTGGCGGGTGGCGATGACCACGCTCAACGCCGAACGCGCCGGGCTGTCGGAGACCTCCGGCGCCAGCGGTGTACCGCTGGATCCGGTGCTGCGGCTGGCTCGTGAGCGCGGCCGGTGGGCCGAAGCCGCGGTGCGGGAACGGCTCGCTGAACTGATCGCGGTGGAGCGTGCGCTGGCCCTGACCAACCGCCGGTCGGCGGCGGAGAGCACCGGCCTCGGCGGTTCACCGGCGGACTCGATCACCAAGCTCGTGCTGTCCGAGTTGTCCCAGCAGATCACCGAACTGGGATTCGAACTGGCCGGTGCGCCGGCCGCGTACTGGGACGAGGCGGCCGGTGAGCCGATCCCGGCGGAAACCTACGCCCTGCTGGACAGCCGCCGGTTCACGATCGCCGGCGGCACCTCGGAGGTGCAGCGCAACATTGTCGGCGAACGCGTGCTGGGCCTGGACCGCGAGTTCGACCCGGGCCGCGGTAAGCCCTGGCGGGAACTGCGCCGAAGCTGA
- a CDS encoding 2Fe-2S iron-sulfur cluster-binding protein, whose protein sequence is MPRVTVQPAGLVFEAGDGQTVMAAAVAAGLRWPTICGGQGDCLVCHIEVLECPEHLGTPDDAESHAVRTLRGDRGGRGEHVRLACQARVHGDVVVLKRGVRRRRTDGGREESGV, encoded by the coding sequence ATGCCCAGGGTGACCGTGCAGCCCGCCGGCCTCGTGTTCGAGGCCGGCGACGGCCAGACGGTGATGGCCGCGGCCGTCGCGGCCGGCCTGCGTTGGCCGACCATCTGTGGCGGACAAGGCGATTGCCTGGTCTGCCACATCGAGGTGCTCGAGTGTCCGGAACACCTCGGGACACCCGACGACGCCGAGAGCCACGCGGTGCGGACCCTGCGCGGCGACCGCGGCGGTCGTGGCGAACACGTGCGACTGGCCTGTCAGGCCCGGGTGCACGGCGATGTGGTCGTGCTGAAACGAGGGGTGCGCCGCCGGCGTACCGACGGTGGACGGGAGGAGTCCGGTGTCTGA
- a CDS encoding Zn-ribbon domain-containing OB-fold protein: MSEVIDPHIMELVDGRPRLIGGRCDVCGEIDFPRQDFCRACGAARISAVRLAERGVLWSWTVQRFPPPSPPYVHAGSEFESFGVGYVELPGEVIVESRLTEADPDKLRIGMPMALTGLPIPAENGGTTLAFAFKPVDEGATR; encoded by the coding sequence GTGTCTGAGGTGATCGATCCGCACATCATGGAACTGGTCGACGGCCGACCGCGGCTCATCGGCGGGCGGTGCGATGTCTGCGGCGAGATCGACTTCCCGCGGCAGGACTTCTGCCGCGCCTGCGGTGCCGCACGGATCAGCGCCGTGCGACTGGCCGAGCGCGGCGTGCTGTGGAGTTGGACGGTGCAACGGTTCCCGCCGCCCAGCCCGCCCTACGTGCACGCCGGGAGCGAGTTCGAGTCGTTCGGGGTCGGCTATGTGGAGCTGCCCGGCGAGGTGATCGTCGAGAGCCGGCTGACCGAGGCCGACCCGGACAAACTGCGGATCGGTATGCCGATGGCGCTCACCGGGCTGCCGATTCCTGCCGAGAACGGCGGAACGACACTGGCTTTCGCCTTCAAACCGGTCGATGAAGGAGCGACGCGATGA
- a CDS encoding thiolase family protein, with product MTGAAIIGVGCRPFGRYQDTTVRQEAVRAVREALADAGVSWSQVDYAVGGSMDGGTADTLVAELGLTGVPFLNVFNGCATGSSSLISAVQAVSSGAAEIAVVVGFDSHPRGAFTIDPAAMGLGQWYGAVGLALTSQFFALKIRRYLHEHDLPERLLAKVAAKAFRNGSLNPLAWRRKPLSEDDINASMMLSDPLRQYMLCSPNDGAAALVLCRADRAREFSPHPVYIAAATVRTRRPGSFEVLSPSLSVRRGVSPTVDAAAAAFEQAGIGPAEVDLAQLQDTDAGAEIIHLAETGLCADGEQAELIEGGHTEITGRLPVNTDGGCLANGEPIGASGLRQIHENVVQLRGTAGDRQVPGDPRVAFSHVYGAPGLSACTILTR from the coding sequence ATGACGGGTGCGGCGATCATCGGGGTGGGCTGCCGACCGTTCGGCCGCTACCAGGACACCACGGTGCGTCAGGAGGCGGTGCGGGCCGTGCGCGAGGCGCTCGCCGACGCCGGGGTGAGCTGGTCGCAGGTCGACTACGCGGTGGGCGGCAGCATGGACGGCGGCACCGCCGACACGCTGGTCGCCGAGCTCGGTCTGACCGGGGTCCCGTTCCTCAACGTGTTCAACGGCTGCGCCACCGGCAGCAGTTCGCTGATCTCGGCGGTGCAGGCGGTCAGCTCCGGCGCCGCCGAGATCGCCGTGGTGGTGGGTTTCGACTCCCATCCGCGCGGGGCGTTCACCATCGATCCGGCGGCGATGGGGCTGGGGCAGTGGTACGGCGCGGTCGGGTTGGCGTTGACCTCGCAGTTCTTCGCCCTGAAGATCCGGCGTTACCTGCACGAACACGACCTGCCGGAGCGGTTGCTGGCCAAGGTCGCCGCGAAAGCGTTCCGCAACGGGTCGCTGAACCCGTTGGCGTGGCGGCGTAAACCGTTGTCCGAGGACGACATCAACGCCTCGATGATGCTGTCCGACCCGCTGCGCCAGTACATGCTGTGCTCGCCGAACGACGGCGCGGCCGCGCTGGTGCTGTGCCGGGCCGACCGGGCGCGGGAGTTCAGCCCGCATCCGGTGTACATCGCCGCCGCCACGGTACGCACCCGCCGGCCCGGGTCGTTCGAGGTACTCAGCCCGTCGCTGTCGGTGCGCCGCGGCGTGAGCCCGACCGTCGACGCCGCCGCGGCCGCGTTCGAGCAGGCGGGAATCGGCCCGGCCGAGGTCGACCTGGCCCAGCTGCAGGACACCGACGCCGGAGCGGAGATCATCCACCTCGCCGAGACCGGGCTGTGCGCCGACGGTGAACAGGCCGAACTGATCGAGGGCGGGCACACCGAGATCACCGGCCGCCTGCCGGTCAACACCGACGGCGGGTGCCTGGCCAACGGCGAACCGATCGGCGCGTCCGGGCTGCGCCAGATTCACGAGAACGTCGTCCAGTTGCGCGGAACCGCGGGGGACCGGCAGGTACCCGGCGACCCCAGGGTGGCGTTCTCACATGTCTACGGGGCTCCGGGGTTGAGCGCGTGCACGATCCTCACCCGTTAG
- a CDS encoding ferredoxin: MNTDRCVGNGVCEALAPDLFTVTDDGQARVLADEIPDAQRESAMQAVQGCPARALAAED; this comes from the coding sequence GTGAACACCGATCGGTGCGTGGGAAACGGGGTGTGCGAGGCTCTCGCGCCGGACTTGTTCACGGTCACCGACGACGGCCAGGCCCGGGTGCTGGCCGACGAAATCCCCGACGCACAACGGGAATCGGCGATGCAGGCGGTGCAGGGGTGTCCGGCCCGCGCCCTGGCCGCCGAGGACTGA
- a CDS encoding biotin/lipoyl-containing protein, producing MEIKMPKLDVTMTEGTFLGWLVPNGATVEEGEDLYTVGTDKVSADIPSPAAGVLEYGPVEEDETYPVGTVLGILHT from the coding sequence ATGGAGATCAAGATGCCCAAACTCGATGTGACGATGACCGAGGGCACGTTCCTCGGCTGGTTGGTGCCCAACGGTGCGACCGTCGAGGAGGGTGAGGACCTCTACACCGTGGGTACGGACAAGGTGTCGGCCGACATCCCGTCACCGGCCGCCGGCGTGCTGGAGTACGGTCCGGTGGAGGAGGACGAAACCTACCCGGTGGGAACGGTATTGGGCATCCTGCACACCTAG
- a CDS encoding MDR family NADP-dependent oxidoreductase: MGGWQRFWVGSARAWEPLRRHPDIPLSTYLGPLGLQGLTAYCGLTDVCQPVAGETLVVTAAAGSVGSLVCQIGKRLGLRVVGIAGGPEKCEWLLESCGVDGAIDYRNDDVGTRLDQLCPDGIDVVFENVGGPVLDRILERINRNARIALCGLVSTYYGARPPAGQSPVNLMNLVNQRATMRGFIVRDYLPRMAEVRDLLTPWVLDGSLVHREEFSAGLESAPAAMNRLARGENLGLQFVYI; this comes from the coding sequence ATGGGCGGTTGGCAACGGTTCTGGGTGGGCTCCGCCCGCGCCTGGGAGCCGCTGCGCCGGCATCCCGATATCCCCCTGTCGACCTATCTGGGCCCGCTGGGCCTGCAGGGACTCACCGCGTACTGCGGCCTGACCGACGTCTGCCAACCGGTGGCCGGCGAGACGCTGGTGGTCACCGCCGCCGCCGGCAGCGTCGGATCGCTGGTCTGCCAGATCGGAAAGCGGTTGGGCCTGCGGGTGGTCGGTATCGCCGGCGGCCCGGAGAAATGCGAATGGCTGCTCGAATCCTGCGGCGTCGACGGCGCCATCGACTACCGCAACGACGATGTCGGCACCCGGCTCGATCAGCTGTGCCCGGACGGTATCGACGTCGTGTTCGAGAACGTCGGCGGGCCGGTCCTCGATCGGATCCTCGAGCGGATCAACCGCAACGCGCGAATCGCCCTGTGCGGTCTGGTCTCCACCTACTACGGGGCCCGACCGCCGGCGGGGCAGTCACCGGTGAACCTGATGAACCTGGTGAACCAGCGCGCGACGATGCGCGGGTTCATCGTGCGAGACTATCTGCCGCGGATGGCCGAGGTGCGCGACCTGCTCACCCCGTGGGTGCTCGACGGATCCCTGGTGCACCGCGAGGAGTTCAGCGCCGGGCTGGAATCCGCCCCGGCCGCCATGAACCGGCTGGCGCGCGGCGAGAACCTCGGCCTGCAGTTCGTCTACATCTAG
- a CDS encoding dienelactone hydrolase family protein produces the protein MASTKKLFAALTRRGPHRVLRGDLAFAGLAGVVYTPESGFNLPGVAFGHDWLAGADRYYGTLEHLASWGIVAAAPATETGFAPSVLDFAFDLGTALEIITSVRLGPGQISVHPAKLGVLGHGFGASAAVFCAAGLPVKPKAVVALFPSVTKPQAEQPAATLTVPGLILSAPGDPMTLRSNAVELARAWPAATLRAVAKAEPGGLIEGRRLARVVGLPGPDRRTQRIVRALLTGYLLHLLAGDKTYRDFSDPTAVLPKTEVVDPRTEEPVALEEKVVALLKG, from the coding sequence GTGGCGAGCACGAAGAAGCTGTTCGCGGCCCTGACCCGGCGGGGGCCCCACCGCGTGCTGCGCGGCGATCTGGCGTTCGCCGGTCTGGCCGGCGTGGTCTACACCCCCGAGTCCGGGTTCAATCTGCCCGGGGTGGCGTTCGGACACGATTGGCTGGCCGGGGCCGACCGGTACTACGGCACCCTCGAGCACCTGGCCTCCTGGGGCATCGTCGCCGCCGCGCCGGCCACCGAGACCGGGTTCGCGCCGTCGGTGCTCGATTTCGCGTTCGACCTGGGCACCGCCCTGGAGATCATCACCAGCGTTCGGCTCGGCCCGGGCCAGATCAGCGTGCATCCGGCCAAGCTCGGGGTCCTCGGCCACGGATTCGGCGCCTCGGCGGCGGTGTTCTGCGCGGCCGGGTTGCCGGTCAAGCCGAAGGCGGTGGTGGCGCTGTTCCCGTCGGTCACCAAGCCGCAGGCCGAGCAGCCCGCGGCGACACTGACCGTGCCCGGGTTGATCCTCAGCGCACCGGGTGACCCGATGACGTTGCGGTCCAACGCCGTTGAGCTGGCCCGGGCCTGGCCCGCCGCGACGCTGCGCGCCGTCGCCAAGGCCGAGCCGGGTGGGTTGATCGAGGGCCGCCGCCTGGCCCGCGTGGTCGGATTGCCGGGCCCGGACCGCCGCACCCAGCGCATCGTGCGGGCGCTGCTGACCGGTTATCTGCTGCATCTTTTGGCCGGCGACAAGACCTACCGGGACTTCTCCGACCCGACCGCGGTGCTGCCCAAGACCGAGGTCGTCGACCCGCGCACCGAGGAGCCGGTCGCGCTCGAGGAGAAGGTCGTCGCGCTGCTCAAGGGCTGA
- the glmS gene encoding glutamine--fructose-6-phosphate transaminase (isomerizing), whose protein sequence is MCGIVGYVGKRPACDIVVDSLRRMEYRGYDSSGIALVDGRGGLTVRRRAGRLANLESAIADTDPALLCGSTGLGHTRWATHGRPTDRNAHPHCDTTGKFAIVHNGIIENYASLRAELEAAGVDFSSDTDTEIAVHLVARQYLHGDTAGDFPASVLAVLRRLEGHFTVVFAYADEPGTIVAARRSTPLVLGVGEGEMFVSSDVAAFIEHTRDAIELGQDQAVVVTADGYRITDFDGRETTDYRAFHIDWDLSAAEKGGYEYFMLKEIAEQPAAVSDTLLGHFVDGRIVLDEQRLSDQELREIDKVFIVACGTAYHSGLLAKYAIEHWTRIPVEVELASEFRYRDPVLDRSTLVIAISQSGETADTLEAVRHAKTQKAKVLAICNTNGSQIPRESDAVLYTRAGPEIGVAATKTFLAQIAANYLVGLALAQARGTKYPDEVAREYHQLESMPALVQRVLQTTEPVADLARRFASSSTVLFLGRHVGYPVALEGALKLKELAYMHAEGFAAGELKHGPIALIEEGLPVIVVMPSPKNAGVLHAKLLSNIREIQARGAITIVIAEEGDEAVRPYADHLIEIPAVSTLLQPLLSTIPLQVFAAGVAQARGYDVDKPRNLAKSVTVE, encoded by the coding sequence ATGTGCGGAATCGTCGGCTACGTGGGCAAGCGGCCCGCTTGCGACATCGTCGTCGACTCCCTGCGCCGCATGGAGTACCGCGGCTACGACTCCTCCGGGATCGCGCTGGTCGACGGTCGTGGCGGGCTCACCGTGCGCCGCCGGGCCGGTCGGCTGGCCAACCTGGAGTCGGCGATCGCCGACACCGATCCGGCGCTGCTGTGCGGCAGCACCGGGCTCGGCCACACCCGCTGGGCCACCCACGGCCGCCCCACCGACCGCAACGCCCACCCCCACTGCGACACCACCGGCAAGTTCGCGATCGTCCACAACGGGATCATCGAGAACTACGCGTCGCTGCGCGCCGAGCTGGAGGCCGCCGGGGTGGACTTCAGCAGCGACACCGACACCGAGATCGCCGTGCACCTGGTGGCACGCCAGTATCTGCACGGGGACACCGCCGGCGACTTCCCGGCCTCCGTGCTGGCCGTGCTGCGCCGGCTGGAGGGCCATTTCACCGTCGTGTTCGCCTACGCCGATGAGCCGGGCACCATCGTCGCCGCCCGCCGCTCCACCCCGCTGGTGCTCGGGGTCGGCGAGGGGGAGATGTTCGTCAGCTCCGATGTGGCCGCGTTCATCGAGCACACCCGCGACGCGATCGAACTCGGCCAGGACCAGGCCGTCGTGGTCACCGCCGACGGATACCGCATCACCGACTTCGACGGCCGGGAGACCACCGACTACCGCGCGTTCCACATCGACTGGGACCTGTCGGCCGCGGAGAAGGGCGGCTACGAGTACTTCATGCTCAAGGAGATCGCCGAGCAGCCCGCGGCGGTCTCCGACACCCTGCTCGGCCACTTCGTCGACGGCCGCATCGTGCTCGACGAGCAGCGCCTGTCCGACCAGGAGTTGCGCGAGATCGACAAGGTCTTCATCGTCGCCTGCGGCACCGCCTACCACTCGGGGCTGTTGGCCAAGTACGCCATCGAGCACTGGACCCGCATCCCGGTCGAGGTCGAGCTGGCCAGCGAGTTCCGCTACCGAGACCCGGTGCTGGACCGCTCCACCCTGGTGATCGCGATCTCCCAGTCCGGCGAGACCGCCGACACCCTGGAGGCGGTGCGGCACGCCAAGACGCAGAAGGCCAAGGTGCTGGCCATCTGCAACACCAACGGCAGCCAGATCCCGCGGGAGTCCGACGCGGTGCTCTACACCCGCGCCGGGCCGGAGATCGGGGTGGCCGCCACCAAGACCTTCCTGGCCCAGATCGCCGCCAATTATCTGGTCGGTCTGGCGCTGGCGCAGGCTCGCGGCACCAAGTACCCGGACGAGGTGGCGCGCGAGTACCACCAACTGGAGTCGATGCCCGCGCTGGTGCAGCGGGTGCTGCAGACCACCGAGCCGGTCGCCGACCTGGCCCGGCGGTTCGCCTCCTCCTCGACGGTGCTGTTCCTGGGCCGCCACGTCGGCTACCCGGTGGCGCTGGAGGGCGCGCTCAAGCTCAAGGAGCTGGCCTACATGCACGCCGAGGGCTTCGCCGCCGGCGAGCTCAAGCACGGCCCGATCGCGCTGATCGAGGAGGGCCTGCCGGTGATCGTGGTGATGCCGTCGCCGAAGAACGCCGGGGTGCTGCACGCCAAGCTGCTGAGCAACATCCGCGAGATCCAGGCCCGCGGCGCGATCACCATCGTCATCGCCGAGGAGGGCGACGAGGCGGTGCGCCCGTACGCCGACCACCTCATCGAGATCCCCGCGGTGTCGACGCTGCTGCAGCCGCTGCTGTCGACGATCCCGCTGCAGGTGTTCGCCGCCGGCGTCGCCCAGGCGCGGGGCTACGACGTGGACAAGCCGCGCAACCTGGCCAAGTCGGTCACCGTCGAGTAG